DNA sequence from the Rhizoctonia solani chromosome 14, complete sequence genome:
gatcaaggaagcaggggttgAGACCCAGACAAATATCAAAAATATATCCCAAactgttgatgttgtcaaggatgggctcaaatccctccagctccaagggCCCAGAACACCAGAAGGACCCAAACCCAAGGctgtggaagaaacgccacgtcccctaccaaaagccaagcctattggattggctaGTGGGGTCCCCTTCTGGTCAGAAACAACCAGGGCTCTCCCAGGCCTTGCCcagccaaccccaagaagagctgtgcccccgcaagtcccatctccccctccgtCTCcacgtctccaatccccaattggagcacctgcccctctccctccggctccagcagcccacTATCCTGCTCcagtcaaggttgaccaccccaacgcctacacaggcaaaatagggagcaaagccaagcagtggctgacttgtatgctggcctggacctgccTCAATttgcggatgttcccaaccaatcaggaggttctttccttcctcctgatgaacatgaaggattccgctggggcctgggcccaacCTCACCTAGACCAACTAGGCTCACACCAAGCCATAATTCAAATGGTTGAGGGCTTCAAACTGGAGTTTCTGGCAGCTTTTGgtgaccctgacgccacaagggccgccaagCAGAAGATAACCACTCTCACCCAGTCTGGCACATGCGCAGActacattacaaagttcagaaccttggcaatggaactggactggaacaacatGGCCCtcagaggccagtttgcccgcggcctccactgggaggtcagccgccaaattgcaACCCACAAGCACTGCCCCCACACCCTCCTcaagctgcaaaatgcagcacttgtcattgacaaTGCTCTCTGTGAAGAGTGTACTAGCCATCCGCCAAaggataataagtctagcagaccatcaaaccccgcaagggggacaagtaccagccaaGCCACCTCTGGTTCAAAAAAACTTTCCAACAACCCCAATTTTGTgttggaggaagaacaaaaccGCCGCGGCGCTGCCAGCGcttgcatcaaatgcagtaaaatgggtcacaagtttgcagaatgccgcacaggctggaaggctacccctgttgaggaaaaggggaaagccaaggaaaccgccaaagctggcaaagactccaagtaccaattgggaaaagagtaagggtacctgctgccatgcgcaaggaccccaaggactctggctgtTATTtagaaatttgtaatatatctgatAGTACCAATAGAAACGCCCCCCTCTTTACAATTTCAATTCAGCCAGAAAAGAAAGCGGaaccactagaagtcctgattgactcaggcgccacctcctcctTCCTACACCCACGCACAGCTGAGGCACTACGCCTTCCCCTAATAGACCTCCCCGTACACTGCAAtgttactatgctcaatgggtcaagcccccaggctggaaaaatctggaaaaaggccaaCCTAACCTTTTCCTTCAAAAGCAAATTaatgactgagaccttccttgtttgcaacacagggtctcatgccgCTATCTTAGGACTAAAATGGCTAGACGCCCATAACCCAGAAATCAATTGGAActtgcataccctttccTTCCCTCACGCACCACCAGAGCACGTGActattgccaaagaggaggaagcagatcAGAAACcctgtcacaactcagctcagacctatggttcaagggggcttaaagtctgtggcactatcaccaatggactatgagacaggtagaggggcaacaagggcccaGAGGTTATGGATAAGGGTAGTGCGGCAACAAGGGCCTAGGGTTATGGTTTCTTAAGTAAtgtgcactgatggccaactaggggcctgggcaatgggTTAGGTAGAGATGAGgtagaattgacaaagaggtcaagtcttgctgttctagtggcaacttgacctggtttatatacatgagggaaaccacatcaaaaacaacagcaCTAAATAACAAGTCATTtccaatttcacatcatatatcaaatatgtcacgtgatcttgatgagtcataaatatataccaaaaaaggaaagtgtctcagaaaaaagatagaaaatagtagaaaattatgtcatgccaatgaaggtcatgacattaccccctcttcaagctccaactgcctCAGGGTGTTCCTTGTGAAATTCTTTTATGGTTTCTTGAGCATTTTCCACATTGTCTAATGGTTCCCACAAATTGCTTCCCTTGTCATATCCTCTCCATTTGACTAGGTACCAGAGTTTCCTTGCTTTGCCACATCCCTTCCACTTGCTATCTACAATTTCTctactttgtactcttcttcacCTTCCTCTGCAATAATAGGTGGAGGTTGGGGAGGATCACATCCATGAGGGTCAGGGTGGAATTTTGTAAGAAGGTTAATGTGAAAtactgggtgtatgcgcattgTGTGAGGTAGTTGTAGTTTATACGCATGCAACCcaattttttcaatcacCAAGTAGGGACCTAGTTTTTTATGACTAAgtttgatggatggtctATCAGTGGATATGTTTTGGTGGTTCAACCAGACCTTGTCCCCTACTTGGattccttcttcttccctgtgTCTTTGGTTGTAGAAATGTTTCATTTGTTCTTGTGATAATGAAAGTGCTGCCTTAACCTCATTGTAGCCTTTTTCCAGGAACTCTGCATGTTCATCTACATTGGGGAcagatttgcctgatttttgaCCCACAGAGAATTGGGGATTCAGTCCATAACATATCTGGAATGGAGATTTGCCCGTGGAAGTTTGCTTTAGGTTATTGAGAGCAAATTTGGCCAAGGGAAGTAATGATACCCAGTCTGATTGACGGtgattcccaaacatacaaatgaagattttggcctcttgttgtatttgttctgtctgtccatctgtttgTGGATGGTAGGCTGTGGAGTATGTAGGTTTGATATCTAGCCTTTTATACAGATGTCAAATGAACTTGGCGTTGAATGTAGGACCCCTATCTGAGACTATGCTCCTGGGGAGGCCATGTAATTTCCACACATAGGTGACAAATAGATTAGCAATGTCAATAGCCAATGCTGTGGATTGAGTAGGGATAAAGTGAACCATTTTAGAAAAGCAGTCAATGACAGTGAGAATAGCATCAAATCCTTCTGAACTTGGTAGTCCTACAATCATATTGTATGCTATGTCTTCCCATGgacgttcaggaatttgtaaTGGCTTTAATAGTCCTACAGGCACCTGGTTGGTTGGCTTTGACTGTATACAAGTTTtgcagtggctgacataagagttgacaaactttttcatGGATGGCCAATAGTAACTTCTTGAGACCAGTTCCAATGTTCtggcttgtcctgggtgcccTGCTGCTAATGCGTCATGCCTGGATTCCATAATGAGGTTTCTGATGGTATTGTCTTTTGGTACAAAGATCCTTCCTTGATGCCATAATAATCCTTCCCTCAATTCCCAATCTGTGACCTTTTCCCTATTCTGAAGCTTATGTAAAATTTCTTTTAGGCGGTTATCCTCATAAATTGCTTTGCCAATTAAatcattgatttcctgatctGGGGTAATGGATGAAATaaaaagttccggtttcaggagaacctggttctctacccccccttcaaggggaaCTAAATTGTAGCGTTGCAAGAGGATATCTGCCTTTTTGTTCTGTGCTCCAGGCCTATAGatgatttggaagttatagtTGACTAGGAAATTTGCCCATCTAATCTGACATTTATTCAGAGTTTGTGACGTAGAGAAATACTCCAAGTTCTTGTGATCCATcagaacttggactggtaaTTCAGAACCTTCCAGCAAATGGCGCCATTCCttaaatgccctaatgactgctaatagttccttgtcaaataTGTTGTAATTTTTTTCAGCTGGAGACAGTGACTTGGATAGATAAGCTACTGGGGCCAGTTTTCCTTCAGGGTTGCGCTGAGATAGAATAGCTCCAGTGGCATAGTCTGATGCATTGCATTCCACATAGAACTGTTTTGTTGTATCTGGCTGTAAAAGTAGTGGTGCTGACATAAGATATTTCTTTAGGCCATCAAAGGATTGCTGTTCTGCCAATTTCCATTCCCAAGGACTATCTTTCTTGAGCAAGTTGTACAATGGTTGTGCCAAATTACCAAAATTGGGGATAAACCGTCTATAGAAGTTTACAAACCCTAAGAATTCTTGAATGttcttgacattcttaggtgttgaTCAATTCATGGCATCTGTGACCTTAGACTGATTAACTTCTATTCCAAATTCAGATATGATAAACCCCAGGTAGTTGATTTTTTGacatggaaatggcattttttGATATTGCAGAAAAGATCATTATCCTGTAACCTTTTGAGTACCTCTTGCACATGGGCCTCATGATCCTTTTCATTTGGAGAGAAGACCAGAATATTGTCCAAGTAAATAATGACATAGACGTCCAAAAGGTCTCTGAATATTTTGTTCATCATGTCTTGAAAAGCCGCTGGCACATTTGtcaatccaaaaggcatgaccaaGTACTTGAATAGTCTGTATTTTGtcttgaaggctgttttccatttgttgccttctttAATTCAAACTAAATTATATCCTGCCCtgagatcaaatttactGAAAATCTTGGCCCCCTGTAGCTTTTTGATCAAGTTTTGGGGTAATGGCAAGGGATACACATTCTTTTTGGTCATGCTATTTAGTTGTCAATAGTCTACATACATGCGcagtttcccatttttctttttgacaaataagATGGGAGAAGCCATAGGAGACTTGGATGGGTGAATCAGACTGGCCTTGAGTTGCTTCTCAATAGTTTCTTTAAGTTTGCCATCTTCCCTTGGGCCTAGACTATAAATAGGGCCATGTTGGGGTTTTGCTTTGGGAAGCAACTCAATAGCAATATTGTAAGGTTGGTGGGGTGGTAATTTTGACAATTCTTCTTCAGAGAAAACTTTAGAGAATTCTTGGTAAGGGAGTGGTATTTCTTCTgctgctttgagttctaaGACAGCAGGGGTAGATAGGCAGTTATTCAAGCAATATATGGAATTAAAAACAAGTGTATGCTTTTCCCATGAAATTTGGGGGTTATGCTTTTTTAACCACAACATCCCTAGAACTAATTGATGGTTACCAATATTTGAAATATGGCATTCTAGTTCTTTGGTGTGATTACCAATAGTACATTTGAACCAAGTAAAATGGGTAATTTGACCAGAGTCAATCTCTCAACCATCTATGACACATAATTTTTTTGGAATTTGGTGCTGATAAGCAGGAAGTTGATTTGTTTCTAccaaaagagggtggatgaagcaagaGGTTGCTCCGGagtcaatcatggcttttccctgaaagggtttagccaaaaaacttgatttttgaATTTTGGAGTTTCACATGGATTTGCGGTAaatgatgcatatatttgagaggTGTTACATAATGAGAATATTTCAAGATTATTGTTTACATGGTGCAATtccgcaagcatacagccaagtgccttactccttaattggccttggcttttccttttcccaactcctcCTCATTGGAAACTACTTCAATGCAATTCTCCtctttaggcctttcccaGGACCACTTGACATTagctgtcgtagacacattcaataccagggaatttattcccattttctcgaatttaaacgaaggcaaacggacaacatttttgatcacgtgacctcggcgcttatatcatacgctaagcgccgagccacgtccccttccgcgcttacctcagcatacgtagccacctccacctgatgacatcaccatgacacgtcagtgacacgtatgcatgagtaaggccgactgcggagcggggttcttattggattatatatttgatatgatgtatttgtaattagttgctccatagaatatataaggaggccaaccgaccatggtaacacccaggttgattacctcttgtcgcatccccatcactgtacgagggccttaagcccagcaaccttacttagttacttagtccacaccgccttaagcggctttctcgCTGTAGTTACttagctggtcattgcccttacggccttggtcaccgtagtatagctggtcgttgccgtaggatagcttgctgccgccttacgcggttctcacttagatacaaccggccgcaagcgccctcctcctcgacgtccttacagacgtctaggacactaggtaatcaaccttacgttggttgcaaactgtTCTGAACAACCCACTACTAAGACTCAACCCCGGAGAAgaatacctgtactagcacgaccaaaatcacgtgatcggggccaccttgcgggagataataatcaaaactcccccacccccacgtagtaggaaattgctataaggcaggatatTCCTATCCCCTGCATACCAcacggtcgccgcaccttttGCCAGCGGagccagacagcagatacacccgcttgcagagactaggtactacatcacgcccgcccacggcagtgattagttacacttactgttcaacgctaggtcgtttgacgcaGGCTCTTAGCGTACTacgcaataaagcgctcataagtcctgacacagGCACCTACTAGTACCCCTATCCCACCATTACTTCCCGTACTCCCACTTGCTCGTCCTTGCGGGCATCCTCCCatgctggccgctcctaccccccacctaccatggcaacccgctcccggacTTCCTCTCGAGCCCAGTCCCCTTTCAATCCAAGAGACCTGGGACCCCAACTTCCAACAACCGCCCCTATCgaacttggggaagtctcccttgaGCGGGTTacccgcctcctccttggactCCTCAGCCAAGTTGAGAACCTTGAAAGGAAGCTCGAGGAAGTCAAAGAAACCGGGATTGAAACCCGAACCAACATCAAGAACATATCTCAAaccgttgatgttgtcaaggatgggctttgaagcctccagctccatggcccaaggaccccagaagCCAAGCCCCTGgtcgtggaagcaacgccacgacCCCTACCAAAgaccaagcctattggatcgGTTAGTGGCCCCTCCTTCTGGCCCAAGCATCCAAAAGGGCTTCCCACGTTTGCCCAGCCAGCACCCAGGACGTTACCCCCGCAagtcccttctccccctgcatctctgcgtctccaatccccaatcgGAGTccctgcccctccacctctgGCTCCAACCGCCGCCTATCctgccccggtcaaagtagaccacccggatgcctacacaggcaagatcgggagtgaggccaagcaatggctcacaaggatgctggCATGGACCCGGCTAAATTTGCGCATGTTTCCCACGGACCAAGAAGTCCTATCTTTCCttctgatgaatatgaaggattccgcgggagcatgggcacacccacaccttgaccagcttggatcacaccgggcaatcatccaaacggttgaGGGATTCAAAATGGAGTTTTTGGCAGCATTCGgtgaccctgatgccacaagggccgccgagcggaagaTTACCACGcttacccagtccggcacatgcgcggattatatcacaaagttcagaaccctggcaatggaactggactggaacaacgcggccctccgaggccagtttgcccgcggcctccactgggaggtcagccgccaaattgccACCCGCAAGCATCGCCCCCAAACACTCCtcgagctgcaaaacgcagcactcgttattgacaacgctctccaagaagagcgtgctagccacccgccaagggataataagtctagcaagcaacccaaccccgcaaggggaacgagtaccggccaatcAAGTACCGGTTCGAAGAAACTCTCCGACGACCCCAATTTCGTGTCGGAGGAGGAAAggaatcgccgccgcgccgctggcgcctgcatcaagtgcggcaaactgggccacaagttcgcggaatgccgcacgggctggaaggctacccctactgaggacaaagggaaagccaaggaaaccgccaagattggcgaagactccaagtaccaattgggaaaagagtaagggtacctgctgccgcgcgcaaggaccccaaggactctggttttgtCTCggaaatatgtaatatatcaaatagccacaatagaatctcccccctCTTCACTATTtccatcaaaccagagaaacaagcggatcacttagaagtcctgatagactcaggcgccacctcatccttcTTACACCCCCGTacagcggaactactccgcctccctCTAATAGACCTCCCACAACCCcgtactgttactatgctcaatgggtcgagcccccaggctggaaagatttggaagaaggcccacctaaccttcctatttgatggcaaacgcatgacggaaaccttcctgatttgcaataCTGGATCACACGCTGCCATCCTAGGAATTAAGTGGTTAGAGAATCATAATCCCGAAATCGATTGGAACTCGCGCACCCTCTCATTCCCTCACGCGCCCCCAGAACACAtagccattgctgaagaggaagaagctgacaagacaccccttgaaggagtaccctccaagtaccatcaatatgcaaaggtatttggggaagaagaattcaataaacttCCCCCTCATAGGCACTACAATATTGGTATCAAACTTACGGAAGAAGGACCCCTGAACTCCCCCCtttatagcatgactgatgccgaaTCCgctacactcaaggactggctcagggacgagctcaaggctgggaaaatcCGACCCAGTAAATCACCAATCAGCTCCCCGGTTATGTTCgtgcccaaaaaggatggttcccgtcgACTCGTAGTAGACTATTGTTGCCTGaacaaccggacaaagaagaatgtttacccgctaccccgtccagacgacctcatggcccagctctgcggtgccaaggtcttcactaagctagacctaagatggggttacaataacgtccgtgtcaaagaaggtgacgaatggaaaacggccttccgtaccaaatatggcctatacaaatccctggttatgacctttggcttgacTAATGCTCCAGCggctttccaacacttcatgaacgaactgttcaaggatctattggatgtatgcgtcatcatttaccttgatgacatcctgatctactcaaaggatgacgcaacccaTACCCAGCACGTCCATGAGGTCCTACGGCGcttaatggagaaccaattgttctgcaaggcatccaagtgtacGTTCCACGTCACATCAGTGGAGTATCTAGGGATAATCGTATCAGATAAGGGAttcagtctggataagctcaaaatccaggcagtccaagaatggcccacgcccactAAGGTCAAGGAAGTGCAAtcgttcctaggctttgccaatttcctacgccgttttgttgccaacttcagccataTGGCCAGGCCGttacacaacctggtcaaaaaggacgtaccatggaaatgggataccagggagcaagaagcattccaggGACTAAAGGATGCCATCACAAACGCACCAGTACTATGTCACGCGGACCCAgccaaaccctacttcctggaaacagatgcctcAGGAGCAGCACTAGgctccatactcagtcaacgccAAGAAGATGGCCGCCTCCACCCCTTGGGCTTCCtatcagaatcattcaagggagcggAACAAAATTATGACACGCACAACAAAGAACTACTTGCAATCATTcgttcctttgagtactggcgtatcttcctggaaggaaccctgCACCCTGTCACCGTGTTTACCAATCACCGCAActtggagtactggaaagagTCGCGCACATTCAACCGTCGTCACGCCAGGTGGCATCTATTGTTAGCCGGGTATAATTTCCAAATTGTATACCGCCCCGGTAAACAGTCCGGCAAACCAGACGCTCTCTCACGACGCTCAGATCATGCCGACATTCCACCAGACGCCCAAACCATGCTTCCCAGCCCTGTTTTTGCCAACGTTGCGCTAGTCACACCTGAGAAGGAgttacaacgccagattgagcTATCCTTAGACCAAGacgagtccctggaggaaatcctccaattcctgcaGAACGAGTCCAAGGCCCCACCCTCAATCAAACGCGCCTTCAAAGATTACGAGATGGAAGCAGGCCTGCTATTTTACCAGGGGAAAATTGTAGTACCAGACGTTGGGACGTTGAGAACAGACTTACTCCGTATATTCCACGACAGTCCCTTAGCCGGCCACCCAGGCAGACAACGGACCTTAGAACTGGTATCCAGaagctactactggcctggcatccgcgcagacacgtattggcatgtggattcctgtgaaacATGCCAGCggatcaggaagcccaaataCGCGTCCATCCCACCTCAGCCGCTGGAACTCCCCGTTAAACCTTGGCAACACGtgtcttacaacatgatagtagatctGCCCAAGGACGGAAGCAATGACTCCATCTTGGTCATAGTGGATAGCTTCACAAAGTATGGGATTTTCGTCAAATGTTCtaaaaagctcaaggcacctgaactagcggaattgttcttggagcACGTATGGAAGCGGCACGGTATGCCCAAAAAAACGGTCTCAGATAGGGggagggtcttcaataacaaattcctgaggGCGCTGTATAAAcgcctaggaatagacccccacttctcctcggCATACCACCCCCAAAGTGACGGACAGACGGAACGGGTTAACCCatccattgaacacttcctcagggcatactcaggggtcaatcaacgggactggaccaagtggttaccaatggccgagtttgcgtacaacaatgcgGTCCACAGCAGCACAGGGAAAACACCattcaaagccctgtacggatgggaacctaccCTAACACCTTCTAACGTACCTATGGATGTACCAGAAGCCGACGACTTAgcccagacaatggaggaacaatggaaggaagtggaattggcactccggcaatccaaACAATGCATGACGGCCGGAGAAGATGGAAGCCCAATAGAGTTTGAGATCGGAGAGgaagcctggctagacgccaaaaacgtcaacctcaaaaccttgaGTCCAAAACTTacagaacaacgcctaggaccATTTAAGGTTATTGAGAAGATCTCCGACCGggcctaccgcctagaactccctcCTACCATGCGAATCCACAACGttttctatgtgggactcctgtctaaggtcaaaagggacaagaaaCGCGCCTTTGAGAATCgccccccaccagtcacaatagatggggaagaagaatacgaagtaGAAGGGATTACCGATGCAGAGGAACGCCACGGGGAATGGTTTTTccgggtaaaatggaaaggttacggtTCTGAAgagaacacatgggaaccacGGGAGAATCTAAAAAAtgcggggaaaattttgaaaaaatacgaagaagaaatgagaaagaaggccctcggcgctgccaaggcccttagaggggaggcagtgtcgtagacacattcaataccagggaatttattcccattttctcgaatttaaacaaaggcaaacggacaacattttcgatcacgtgacctcggcgcttatatcatacgctaagcgccgagccacgtccccttccgcgcttacctcagcatacgtagccacctccacctgatgacatcaccatgacacgtcagtgacacgtatgcatgagtaaggccgactgcggagcggggttcttattggattatatatttgatatgatgtatttgtaattagtcgctccatagaatatataaggaggccaaccaaccatggtaacacccaggttgattacctcttgtcgcatccccatcactgtacgagggccttaagcccagcaaccttacttagttacttagtccacaccgccttaagcggctttctcgCTGTAGTTACttagctggtcattgcccttacggccttggtcaccgtagtatagctggttgttgccgtaggatagcttgctgccgccttacgcggttctcacttagatacaaccggctgcaagcgccctcctcctcaacgtccttacagacgtctaggacattagccacatgtccagacatgggcttggaTGGGCAATTGCGTGCAAAGTGACCCTTGCCCCCACAGACGTGACAGGTGAGATTAGCTAAgccccttccatcaagatccatgggaCCTGGACCCTTTGTGTTTGCGGTAGGAATAGGAATAGGGGCAATGATTGGTCTAACAGGTGCGGCTGCAGCAGGGtgtttgtcttttttgaGAGATGGGAATGGAATCATGGTATCCTTAGTCTCCCCATTCCACCTGATGTTGGGCATATTGCCAGAAGTTGTGCGCACAATTGAGGTGAtggcgcctttcttggcgcagTGAGTAGTGGGATCAATCATGTAAACATTGTCCCCAATGTTGAGACAAGTGCAAGAAGGAGTGGGATTGGAAGTGGTAGTAGGGGCAGCATTGGATGGAGTGCAGGCAGTAGAGGCAGATGGATTGGATAGGCGGGTTGATTTGATGTGATTAGCAATTTCCTCTGCTTTGTTGTAGACCTGTTGAGCGGTGGCGCAATGCCATTGGAACATTGTTGACAGCATTATGTCCTTAATCTTGCTCTTAAGGCCGTCATAGTATTTGTTGCGCAGAGTTTCATTGCTATAACCCAAAGAGACAGAgtattgttggaatttgCAAGTGTACTCCTGGACTGAAGCCTTCTGCCGCAAGTTATTCCATTTCTGGCAATATTTTTCATCATGGTTTGTGTCCACGTAATGCTTAGTAAACTCAGCCCAGAAAACATCAATATCTTCCAATAGGGGAACTGCTTCTCccctgaacaccttcctttccttgtagGGACAAACCCAATCCTCTGCAGCACCTTCAAAGTATgatgtaacccacaaaatGTTTTCTTTGTGGGATTGATAAGCTCCTTTTGCCCTTATGTAAGCTTGGCAAGCAACAATGAAATTGAGAGCGTCTTCTTTCTTGCCACTGAACTTGTTGGGCTTAGCAAATTTCAAATCAGAACTAGAAGATGTAGGAGCTGGTGGGGGAATGTGGGATGTGGTGGCTGTGCCAGTGCCagcaggtggaggaggtggaggtggagctgTAGGGCAAATGGTAGACATATGTAATAGCTGATTTTGTACAGCCTTGATGGAAGCAGCGGCTCCTTGAATATGATTGGAATAAAAGATATGTTGATTACGCAATTGTTTGCAATGTTCTTCCAATTCTGCCCTTAACAGGGCCAATTGATCTCCTTGGGCTTCATAAGCCCCTTGCAACTGCAAGAATTCTTTTTTTAAaacaatcatattttgtGCTACCATATCAAGAAGCTTGCGGTCTGACATCTGATCAAAAGACATGGGGGAATA
Encoded proteins:
- a CDS encoding Retrotransposable element Tf2 protein; the encoded protein is MATRSRTSSRAQSPFNPRDLGPQLPTTAPIELGEVSLERVTRLLLGLLSQVENLERKLEEVKETGIETRTNIKNISQTVDVPLVVEATPRPLPKTKPIGSVSGPSFWPKHPKGLPTFAQPAPRTLPPQVPSPPASLRLQSPIGVPAPPPLAPTAAYPAPVKVDHPDAYTGKIGSEAKQWLTRMLAWTRLNLRMFPTDQEVLSFLLMNMKDSAGAWAHPHLDQLGSHRAIIQTVEGFKMEFLAAFGDPDATRAAERKITTLTQSGTCADYITKFRTLAMELDWNNAALRGQFARGLHWEVSRQIATRKHRPQTLLELQNAALVIDNALQEERASHPPRDNKSSKQPNPARGTSTGQSSTGSKKLSDDPNFVSEEERNRRRAAGACIKCGKLGHKFAECRTGWKATPTEDKGKAKETAKIGEDSKYQLGKDHNRISPLFTISIKPEKQADHLEVLIDSGATSSFLHPRTAELLRLPLIDLPQPRTVTMLNGSSPQAGKIWKKAHLTFLFDGKRMTETFLICNTGSHAAILGIKWLENHNPEIDWNSRTLSFPHAPPEHIAIAEEEEADKTPLEGVPSKYHQYAKVFGEEEFNKLPPHRHYNIGIKLTEEGPLNSPLYSMTDAESATLKDWLRDELKAGKIRPSKSPISSPVMFVPKKDGSRRLVVDYCCLNNRTKKNVYPLPRPDDLMAQLCGAKVFTKLDLRWGYNNVRVKEGDEWKTAFRTKYGLYKSLVMTFGLTNAPAAFQHFMNELFKDLLDVCVIIYLDDILIYSKDDATHTQHVHEVLRRLMENQLFCKASKCTFHVTSVEYLGIIVSDKGFSLDKLKIQAVQEWPTPTKVKEVQSFLGFANFLRRFVANFSHMARPLHNLVKKDVPWKWDTREQEAFQGLKDAITNAPVLCHADPAKPYFLETDASGAALGSILSQRQEDGRLHPLGFLSESFKGAEQNYDTHNKELLAIIRSFEYWRIFLEGTLHPVTVFTNHRNLEYWKESRTFNRRHARWHLLLAGYNFQIVYRPGKQSGKPDALSRRSDHADIPPDAQTMLPSPVFANVALVTPEKELQRQIELSLDQDESLEEILQFLQNESKAPPSIKRAFKDYEMEAGLLFYQGKIVVPDVGTLRTDLLRIFHDSPLAGHPGRQRTLELVSRSYYWPGIRADTYWHVDSCETCQRIRKPKYASIPPQPLELPVKPWQHVSYNMIVDLPKDGSNDSILVIVDSFTKYGIFVKCSKKLKAPELAELFLEHVWKRHGMPKKTVSDRGRVFNNKFLRALYKRLGIDPHFSSAYHPQSDGQTERVNPSIEHFLRAYSGVNQRDWTKWLPMAEFAYNNAVHSSTGKTPFKALYGWEPTLTPSNVPMDVPEADDLAQTMEEQWKEVELALRQSKQCMTAGEDGSPIEFEIGEEAWLDAKNVNLKTLSPKLTEQRLGPFKVIEKISDRAYRLELPPTMRIHNVFYVGLLSKVKRDKKRAFENRPPPVTIDGEEEYEVEGITDAEERHGEWFFRVKWKGYGSEENTWEPRENLKNAGKILKKYEEEMRKKALGAAKALRGEAVS
- a CDS encoding Retrotransposon gag protein; protein product: MPGLGAMGETSLTPSQIQLGWSAPSSCTHTPAPAAVPPHVYSPMSFDQMSDRKLLDMVAQNMIVLKKEFLQLQGAYEAQGDQLALLRAELEEHCKQLRNQHIFYSNHIQGAAASIKAVQNQLLHMSTICPTAPPPPPPPAGTGTATTSHIPPPAPTSSSSDLKFAKPNKFSGKKEDALNFIVACQAYIRAKGAYQSHKENILWVTSYFEGAAEDWVCPYKERKVFRGEAVPLLEDIDVFWAEFTKHYVDTNHDEKYCQKWNNLRQKASVQEYTCKFQQYSVSLGYSNETLRNKYYDGLKSKIKDIMLSTMFQWHCATAQQVYNKAEEIANHIKSTRLSNPSASTACTPSNAAPTTTSNPTPSCTCLNIGDNVYMIDPTTHCAKKGAITSIVRTTSGNMPNIRWNGETKDTMIPFPSLKKDKHPAAAAPVRPIIAPIPIPTANTKGPGPMDLDGRGLANLTCHVCGGKGHFARNCPSKPMSGHVANVLDVCKDVEEEGACSRLYLSENRVRRQQAILRQQPAILR